A part of Gemmatimonadota bacterium genomic DNA contains:
- a CDS encoding NAD(P)-dependent oxidoreductase: MNVLITGAESRLGQAIARELAPDNRLRLWGTGDPPSELDENITYFEGDMRDPDVAWRAVRNMQAIIHTGEPPPNLPEDDLACEQELLDLATRGTHVLFKAGIDAGIKRFAYGSTLQIFESYPDDVYISEMWRPMPSTDKFQLTRYLGEMTAREFARDFPVAVTVLRLGKLIAEEDASTQEPDLMWVDYRDAARAFRLSLNRDAQSELKWNRRFALHHICADIPNPKYLVGQISGPLLRGFQPQHNFEAIWRGGDA; encoded by the coding sequence ATGAATGTACTGATAACAGGAGCCGAGAGCCGTTTGGGACAGGCCATCGCCAGAGAATTGGCACCGGATAACCGGTTGCGACTCTGGGGAACGGGCGATCCGCCTTCTGAACTGGATGAAAACATCACCTATTTTGAAGGCGACATGCGCGACCCGGACGTAGCGTGGCGTGCCGTTCGAAACATGCAGGCTATTATCCACACAGGTGAGCCACCACCCAATCTGCCCGAGGACGACCTCGCCTGCGAACAAGAATTACTCGATCTGGCAACCCGGGGCACCCATGTCCTATTCAAAGCTGGTATAGATGCCGGTATAAAGCGTTTTGCATACGGAAGCACACTCCAAATATTCGAATCCTACCCCGATGATGTATATATCAGCGAAATGTGGCGACCTATGCCATCGACAGACAAATTTCAGCTCACGCGCTATCTCGGCGAAATGACAGCGCGCGAATTTGCGCGCGATTTTCCCGTAGCCGTCACAGTATTGCGCCTGGGCAAGCTAATAGCAGAAGAAGACGCTTCCACTCAAGAGCCAGACCTCATGTGGGTCGATTATCGCGATGCAGCGCGGGCATTTCGCCTATCTCTCAATCGCGATGCACAGTCCGAACTGAAGTGGAACCGGCGATTTGCCCTCCATCACATTTGTGCAGACATTCCGAATCCAAAATATCTGGTCGGCCAAATTAGTGGACCTCTGTTGCGAGGATTTCAACCGCAACACAATTTTGAAGCCATCTGGCGTGGAGGTGACGCGTGA
- a CDS encoding NAD-dependent epimerase/dehydratase family protein encodes MKKVLLLGASGLIAPNIIPDMESHCDFTLADIKPYPDGRPIEHVDMREYDQVRDAMRGTDAVMNFTVNRPDPILSFHVSTLGALHVMKAAAELGIKKVVHTGPQLVRNYYDQDFEITDVPRAPGTGYYGITKMLSYEICRTYARIYDIQTICFVFNGLGPEPSEPIKGEDFPPFRIFWKDLAHACCLALDIESVPDNYQEFNMVSMTAHQKYTLEKAQRILGYKPAERWENYYKREV; translated from the coding sequence GTGAAAAAAGTACTTTTGCTGGGCGCTTCGGGACTAATTGCCCCCAATATCATACCGGATATGGAATCGCATTGCGATTTCACATTGGCCGATATAAAGCCCTATCCCGATGGCAGACCTATCGAACATGTGGATATGCGCGAGTACGACCAGGTGCGCGATGCCATGCGGGGCACGGACGCAGTGATGAATTTCACGGTGAATCGTCCCGATCCCATCTTGAGCTTTCACGTCAGTACACTGGGCGCACTGCATGTCATGAAAGCCGCCGCCGAATTGGGCATCAAAAAAGTGGTACACACGGGACCGCAACTGGTGCGAAATTACTACGATCAGGATTTTGAAATCACCGATGTCCCCCGCGCCCCCGGCACCGGGTATTACGGCATAACCAAAATGCTCAGCTACGAAATTTGTCGCACATATGCGAGAATTTACGATATACAGACAATTTGTTTTGTATTCAACGGTCTGGGTCCAGAGCCGAGTGAGCCGATCAAAGGCGAAGACTTCCCCCCATTTCGCATATTCTGGAAAGACCTGGCCCATGCGTGTTGTCTCGCACTGGACATCGAATCCGTACCGGATAATTATCAGGAATTCAACATGGTGAGTATGACAGCGCACCAGAAATACACCCTGGAAAAAGCACAACGCATTTTGGGCTACAAACCGGCTGAACGCTGGGAAAATTATTACAAACGCGAGGTGTGA
- a CDS encoding aspartate aminotransferase family protein, whose amino-acid sequence MSSSKTIFQKNRKVIPGGVVSVNRAVAPEIAFVRGQGSHVWDADGNEYIDYHAAFAPFILGHNDPDVNAAVAKVIAEGTTLMGSGTNPWEGHCAALIVKHVPSVEKVMLTNTGSEATYHAIRIARAHTGRNGVIVMQGGYNGWHNDVALNVMTPIDAIGPRVSPGEYKKIPLSAGVPNSALDDIHVVNFNDLNSVRWAMDQYDIAALILEPILQNIGIVHPQAGYLQGLRDLCDARGVVLIFDEVKTGFRHAMGGYQSICGLMPDLSVFGKAIANGYPIGAIGGRASLMDYFVHKEPAKRVLIAGTYNAHPISCAGAIATMEKLASADFKQLYAMGEQLETELTALFKEAGIEVSIARQGSAFCVYFMDHAPVDWHDIAEHHDFALDEQYRRALIEKGIYHFPLATKQGSISFAHSQSDIDKTLSKTRDVLQSL is encoded by the coding sequence ATGTCGTCTTCCAAAACAATTTTCCAAAAAAACCGCAAAGTCATCCCCGGCGGCGTAGTATCAGTCAACCGCGCTGTCGCGCCGGAAATTGCCTTTGTGCGCGGACAGGGCAGCCATGTGTGGGATGCAGACGGCAATGAGTACATCGACTATCACGCGGCATTCGCGCCATTTATTCTCGGACACAACGATCCGGATGTAAACGCGGCAGTGGCAAAAGTAATTGCCGAAGGCACAACACTGATGGGATCGGGTACCAATCCCTGGGAAGGGCATTGCGCCGCATTAATTGTAAAACACGTACCCTCCGTCGAAAAAGTCATGCTCACCAATACGGGATCGGAAGCCACCTATCACGCCATTCGGATCGCGCGGGCGCACACGGGGCGCAATGGCGTCATCGTAATGCAGGGAGGATACAACGGCTGGCACAACGACGTGGCACTGAATGTAATGACGCCAATAGACGCAATCGGACCGCGGGTCTCCCCGGGTGAATACAAAAAAATACCGCTCTCTGCTGGCGTACCCAATAGCGCGTTAGACGATATACATGTAGTAAATTTTAACGACCTCAACTCAGTGCGCTGGGCAATGGATCAGTACGATATCGCCGCGTTAATTCTCGAGCCAATATTACAAAATATCGGCATCGTACACCCACAAGCGGGCTATTTACAGGGACTGCGCGATTTGTGCGATGCGCGAGGGGTTGTGCTGATATTCGACGAAGTAAAAACGGGATTTCGCCACGCGATGGGAGGCTATCAAAGCATATGTGGCCTCATGCCGGACCTGTCCGTATTTGGCAAAGCAATAGCCAATGGCTATCCCATTGGCGCGATTGGCGGACGGGCATCGCTCATGGATTATTTTGTCCACAAAGAGCCCGCAAAGCGCGTGTTAATCGCCGGAACTTACAACGCCCATCCCATATCATGCGCGGGCGCCATTGCCACAATGGAAAAACTCGCATCGGCAGATTTTAAACAACTTTACGCAATGGGCGAACAGTTAGAGACGGAATTGACCGCATTATTCAAAGAAGCCGGCATAGAAGTATCCATTGCCCGACAGGGATCGGCTTTTTGCGTTTATTTTATGGACCACGCGCCCGTTGATTGGCACGATATTGCCGAACACCACGATTTCGCGCTTGACGAACAGTATCGTCGCGCATTGATTGAAAAGGGCATCTATCACTTTCCACTGGCAACCAAGCAAGGCAGTATTTCGTTTGCACATTCACAATCGGATATAGATAAAACGCTCTCGAAAACGCGAGACGTTCTTCAATCACTTTGA
- a CDS encoding Gfo/Idh/MocA family oxidoreductase, with the protein MIGVAIQGAGNVSTEHIKAYQNNPHTRVVAIGSRTLESAKKKATACGIDCELFDSYDRMLAHPGVDLVSICTPPDLHAAETIAAAEAGKHILIEKPVALNPDELHAMDAAVQKAGVKTVVSFVLRWNPMVLSIKQVIEKGWIGQPLLVQADYWHGPTHQRPKKFEKPGWNPMTAGAIVHGGCHAMDAARYVLDNDSIVQVSGVSARNSSHPETYLATTAAAVQFERGTAGKISGSTEFFMPYVFNLEVFGDEGIIRNNRFYTKQIPGQRDLSEIPTVLPDSGAVSHHPFQEMIDHFIDCITTDVESHDNLSVAVNTHLACFAAEASARDRGVPIHLR; encoded by the coding sequence ATGATCGGAGTAGCAATTCAAGGCGCGGGAAATGTATCCACCGAACATATCAAAGCATACCAGAACAATCCCCATACCCGGGTGGTAGCCATTGGCAGTCGCACGTTGGAAAGCGCGAAAAAAAAGGCCACCGCCTGCGGTATAGATTGTGAACTATTCGATTCTTACGACCGCATGCTTGCCCATCCCGGCGTGGATCTGGTATCGATTTGCACCCCTCCTGATTTACACGCCGCAGAAACCATCGCAGCAGCCGAAGCTGGCAAACACATCCTGATCGAAAAACCAGTGGCCCTGAATCCAGACGAACTTCACGCCATGGATGCAGCGGTTCAAAAAGCCGGGGTAAAAACCGTCGTGAGCTTTGTCCTGAGATGGAACCCAATGGTCCTATCCATCAAACAAGTCATTGAAAAAGGATGGATCGGACAGCCACTTCTCGTACAGGCCGATTACTGGCACGGACCAACCCATCAGCGCCCAAAAAAATTTGAAAAACCCGGGTGGAATCCCATGACTGCCGGGGCTATTGTACACGGAGGCTGTCACGCAATGGACGCAGCGCGATATGTTCTAGATAATGACTCCATCGTTCAAGTATCCGGAGTATCCGCCCGCAATTCCAGCCATCCCGAAACATATCTCGCAACAACCGCAGCCGCGGTTCAATTCGAACGCGGCACCGCGGGAAAAATTTCCGGATCGACCGAATTTTTCATGCCCTATGTATTCAATCTGGAAGTATTTGGCGACGAAGGCATAATCCGAAACAATCGATTTTATACAAAACAAATCCCGGGACAACGCGACCTATCTGAAATACCAACCGTATTGCCAGACAGCGGCGCAGTATCGCACCATCCCTTCCAGGAAATGATCGACCATTTCATCGACTGTATCACAACCGACGTGGAATCCCACGATAATCTATCCGTAGCGGTCAACACCCACCTGGCCTGCTTTGCCGCTGAAGCATCAGCGCGGGATCGGGGCGTGCCCATTCACCTGAGATAG
- a CDS encoding Gfo/Idh/MocA family oxidoreductase: MHMASDQTLKIGLVGCGGLGSRHAAHVESIEGAELVAVCDQDRTSATALSDKLASQPAIYDNHRTMLSAQSPDAVLVVTPNFVHSPITVDAATAGAHVFCEKPMALTVEDCDAMIEAADNAGVFLMIGYVRRFQNAYREMKRLIAEGQIGEIRMAHTVRLGTGAPGGVAGWQLDRERYGGLFSMHSHELDQLTWMAGDVRAVQAVMRYDDASYNTVEESIFINLEFSSGAIGSLSSSRIYPGGSYELGVAGTEGSVKITSGTGAQLTLNRVGEKSEHMTYERNNGLLEEMTYFLNCIRTGEQPQSSGHDGRRTIAISLAAHESARTGQKIEVPISSTK, translated from the coding sequence ATGCACATGGCATCAGACCAAACGCTCAAAATAGGACTCGTCGGCTGTGGGGGATTGGGATCGCGTCACGCCGCCCATGTAGAGAGCATAGAAGGCGCAGAACTGGTGGCAGTCTGCGATCAGGACCGGACTTCAGCAACGGCTCTATCCGATAAACTCGCGTCCCAGCCCGCTATTTACGACAATCACCGAACCATGCTATCGGCGCAATCCCCAGACGCCGTACTGGTAGTAACACCCAATTTTGTACACAGCCCCATTACAGTTGATGCCGCCACAGCAGGCGCGCATGTCTTCTGCGAAAAACCAATGGCACTCACAGTTGAAGATTGCGACGCAATGATTGAAGCGGCTGATAACGCGGGTGTCTTTTTAATGATCGGGTATGTGCGGCGATTTCAAAATGCCTACCGCGAAATGAAACGATTGATCGCTGAAGGACAAATCGGCGAGATTCGCATGGCGCATACCGTGCGTTTGGGCACAGGAGCACCTGGAGGCGTAGCGGGATGGCAATTGGATCGGGAGAGATACGGCGGGCTTTTTTCAATGCACAGCCACGAACTGGATCAACTCACCTGGATGGCTGGCGATGTGCGCGCTGTTCAGGCTGTGATGAGATACGACGATGCGTCATATAACACCGTAGAGGAAAGTATCTTTATCAATTTGGAATTCAGTTCAGGCGCAATCGGGTCTTTGAGCAGCAGCCGAATTTATCCGGGCGGAAGCTATGAACTGGGCGTAGCTGGCACCGAAGGCTCAGTAAAAATTACCAGTGGCACAGGCGCACAACTCACACTCAACCGGGTGGGTGAAAAATCCGAACACATGACTTATGAGAGGAACAACGGATTGCTGGAAGAAATGACCTATTTTTTAAATTGTATCCGCACAGGAGAACAACCGCAATCCAGCGGCCACGACGGTCGGCGCACCATTGCGATTTCCCTCGCCGCCCACGAATCTGCGCGCACGGGCCAGAAAATAGAAGTACCGATAAGCTCGACAAAATGA
- a CDS encoding DUF2442 domain-containing protein: protein MLTSPDKKTVIATNVRFDNGLLYIALSDGREISLRLDNVHWLDWLYRATDEQRANWSIEPGGFAIYWEDLDDGIELCHLLSLESLF, encoded by the coding sequence ATGCTTACTTCTCCAGATAAAAAAACAGTTATTGCAACAAACGTCCGTTTTGATAATGGTCTTCTATATATCGCATTAAGCGATGGACGCGAAATAAGTCTGCGTTTGGACAATGTTCATTGGCTGGACTGGTTATACAGGGCAACCGACGAACAACGCGCCAACTGGTCAATAGAACCGGGCGGTTTTGCTATTTATTGGGAAGACTTAGATGATGGTATCGAACTTTGCCATCTTTTGAGCCTTGAATCCCTTTTTTGA
- a CDS encoding haloacid dehalogenase type II translates to MAKLEQVQALTFDLFGTILDLGGSLTPFIDEMLRKKGSDTTAEQFWQQWRYRQRLEQFQDTIMMLGHGGYLETVRRAFVYVLALNKIKMSKEEVQTFLACWQELSPFPEVRAGLEKLATRYKLVGLSNGDPAFLDHLAKNRIQWDFDDVISVTTMGAFKPHPAVYRRAAQILSLEVGECMMVSANSFDVVGARACGMRGAYVNRYNLPYEDSPYRADITVADFTELAEAIA, encoded by the coding sequence ATGGCAAAATTAGAACAAGTACAGGCATTGACATTTGACTTATTTGGCACGATTTTGGATCTGGGCGGCAGTTTGACGCCATTTATCGACGAAATGCTTCGCAAAAAAGGATCCGACACCACAGCAGAACAATTCTGGCAGCAATGGCGTTATCGTCAACGCCTGGAACAATTTCAGGACACAATCATGATGCTCGGGCACGGAGGCTACCTGGAGACAGTGCGACGGGCATTTGTATATGTACTCGCCCTGAATAAAATTAAAATGTCAAAAGAGGAAGTACAGACATTCCTCGCCTGCTGGCAGGAATTATCGCCCTTTCCCGAAGTCAGAGCAGGACTGGAGAAATTGGCCACACGTTACAAACTCGTCGGACTATCCAATGGCGACCCCGCCTTTCTCGATCACCTGGCGAAAAACCGGATCCAGTGGGATTTTGACGACGTCATCTCCGTAACGACAATGGGCGCATTCAAGCCTCATCCCGCCGTGTATCGCCGCGCCGCGCAAATCCTCAGCCTGGAAGTAGGCGAATGCATGATGGTATCGGCCAACTCGTTTGATGTGGTAGGCGCCCGCGCCTGCGGTATGCGAGGTGCGTACGTAAACCGCTACAACTTGCCCTACGAAGACTCCCCGTATCGCGCAGATATAACAGTCGCCGATTTCACAGAATTGGCCGAAGCAATCGCATAA
- a CDS encoding carboxylate-amine ligase has protein sequence MDKDLKITLGVEEEFFLVDPNTRDLVADPDPGILAVCEKNSGAHKVVTEFLRSQIETNTRVCTSIAEVRTALIETRRIVIEGAAQYGAALIAASTHPFASWSAQMPTPQKRYEEFEVTYQESVRRLLIGGMHIHASFGDSEERIRVMTALRRYLPLLHALSTSSPFSGGNLTGFKSYRLNIFSALPRTGLPGPLYSQAEYEQLVEDYQRLNFIGDGSELWWDIRPGNAYPTVEIRICDTCSRVEDAVCIVALYASLIRMLLRRARAGTLPPEPRTEIIAENRWLAQRYGVFAFLGDTRDGGRMDIDDYARGLIEQLDEDARALGCEDELHRISEIIRDGSSADRQVDHFRIRLLEGATEIEALRAVVDLLIAETQEGIDKV, from the coding sequence ATGGATAAAGACCTCAAAATCACCCTCGGCGTCGAAGAAGAATTCTTTCTCGTTGACCCCAACACCCGCGACCTCGTTGCCGATCCCGACCCGGGCATCCTCGCCGTTTGTGAAAAAAACAGCGGAGCGCACAAGGTCGTAACGGAATTTCTGCGCTCCCAAATAGAGACCAACACCCGCGTCTGCACATCAATAGCCGAAGTCCGCACAGCACTGATAGAGACCCGCCGGATAGTCATTGAGGGCGCTGCACAGTACGGTGCCGCATTGATAGCTGCCTCCACCCATCCCTTCGCGTCGTGGTCTGCACAGATGCCCACACCACAAAAGCGCTATGAGGAATTTGAGGTCACGTACCAGGAATCCGTGCGGCGGTTGCTCATCGGGGGCATGCATATCCACGCCAGCTTCGGCGACTCAGAAGAACGCATTCGCGTCATGACCGCACTTCGCCGGTACCTGCCCTTGCTCCACGCGCTATCTACCTCGTCGCCGTTCAGCGGCGGAAACCTCACCGGCTTCAAATCCTATCGCCTGAACATCTTCAGTGCCCTCCCGCGCACCGGCCTTCCCGGGCCCCTGTATTCTCAAGCCGAATACGAGCAACTCGTAGAAGACTACCAGCGCCTGAACTTCATCGGAGACGGCAGCGAACTGTGGTGGGACATTCGCCCCGGCAACGCTTATCCAACAGTGGAAATACGCATCTGCGACACCTGTTCGCGCGTTGAAGACGCAGTATGCATTGTCGCACTCTACGCATCCCTCATTCGCATGCTACTGCGACGGGCGCGGGCAGGCACCCTGCCTCCTGAGCCGCGCACCGAAATCATCGCCGAAAATCGCTGGCTTGCACAGCGCTACGGGGTATTTGCGTTCCTGGGTGATACGCGCGACGGCGGGCGCATGGACATCGACGACTACGCACGCGGACTAATTGAACAGTTAGACGAAGATGCCCGCGCACTCGGCTGCGAAGACGAATTACACCGCATATCCGAAATCATCCGCGACGGCAGCAGTGCGGACCGACAGGTTGACCACTTTCGCATCCGCCTCCTGGAAGGTGCCACCGAAATAGAGGCATTGCGCGCCGTCGTTGATCTGCTGATCGCCGAAACCCAAGAGGGAATTGACAAAGTCTGA
- a CDS encoding sulfatase → MKKNKPNVLFILADDLGWRDTSLYGSAFCKTPNIDALAERGMMFTNAYAANPLCSPTRASIMTGLWPARVGITTPGCHLDHIVLESFLSEKGPPHNKALIAQSVTRLSTEYQTLSSVFRDAGYKTAHIGKWHLGAEPYSPFEHGFDIDIPHTPAPSPLADGWFAPWKVYPNKGEPGEHLEDRMAQEAVEFIRENKDTPFYLHFWQFSVHSPWHAKQDVIEKYAQKVDIEDPQHNPVYAAMVETMDDAVGQLMGTLEEEGILDNTIVIFFSDNGGVHWSATDNVHPDYIDVPITSNAPLRGGKANTYEGGTREPLIVTWPGQIEAGIRNDQAIVQSIDFFPTLTELCGLEAPASVDGISFARALRGETLDRDTIFCHFPHYTPAADGLPSTYVRKGDWKLIRFYCDNDDQSDRVELYDLTEDIGETNNLADEYPDRVSELNDLIDQFLTDTGAVIPTPNPAYRE, encoded by the coding sequence ATGAAAAAAAACAAACCAAATGTATTATTCATTCTCGCAGACGATCTGGGCTGGCGCGATACGTCGTTATACGGCAGCGCATTTTGCAAAACCCCAAATATCGACGCCCTTGCCGAACGCGGCATGATGTTTACCAATGCGTACGCCGCCAACCCGTTGTGTTCCCCCACTCGCGCGAGCATCATGACGGGATTGTGGCCCGCGCGCGTTGGCATTACAACGCCGGGATGCCATCTGGACCACATTGTACTCGAATCCTTTTTGAGCGAAAAAGGACCGCCGCATAACAAAGCCCTGATCGCACAAAGCGTCACCCGCTTAAGCACGGAATACCAGACCCTATCCTCGGTATTTCGCGATGCGGGATACAAAACCGCGCACATTGGAAAATGGCACCTGGGCGCAGAGCCTTACAGCCCGTTTGAGCACGGATTCGACATCGACATCCCGCACACACCTGCCCCCAGCCCATTGGCCGATGGCTGGTTTGCGCCGTGGAAAGTCTATCCCAATAAGGGCGAACCGGGCGAGCACCTGGAAGATCGCATGGCACAAGAAGCCGTTGAATTTATTCGCGAAAACAAAGACACACCTTTTTATCTCCATTTCTGGCAATTTTCTGTACATTCCCCATGGCACGCCAAACAGGATGTAATAGAAAAATACGCGCAAAAAGTCGATATCGAAGATCCCCAGCACAATCCCGTCTATGCAGCCATGGTTGAAACAATGGACGACGCAGTAGGGCAATTAATGGGAACACTTGAAGAAGAAGGGATTTTAGACAATACCATCGTAATCTTCTTTTCGGACAATGGCGGAGTACACTGGAGCGCGACAGACAATGTCCATCCCGATTATATCGATGTACCTATCACGAGCAACGCGCCCCTGAGAGGCGGAAAGGCAAATACCTACGAAGGCGGCACCCGCGAACCGTTGATTGTCACGTGGCCCGGTCAGATTGAAGCGGGTATCCGCAACGATCAGGCAATCGTGCAAAGCATCGATTTCTTCCCCACACTGACCGAACTCTGCGGCCTCGAAGCACCTGCATCGGTTGACGGCATCAGTTTTGCCCGCGCGCTTCGCGGCGAAACCCTTGATCGAGACACCATCTTCTGTCACTTTCCGCACTATACGCCGGCAGCAGATGGCCTGCCATCGACTTATGTTCGCAAAGGCGATTGGAAACTCATCCGGTTCTATTGCGACAACGACGACCAGAGCGACCGTGTAGAACTTTACGACCTGACAGAAGACATTGGCGAAACGAATAATCTGGCGGACGAATATCCCGACCGCGTATCTGAATTGAATGACCTTATCGACCAATTCCTGACAGACACCGGCGCTGTGATACCCACGCCCAACCCCGCGTATCGGGAATAA
- a CDS encoding sugar phosphate isomerase/epimerase, with protein MWRPLLVKLVCLTLPYANYPLERGIEGVARAGYSHVGLGWSHEGEDTLGFDPDGPLVHRTKTLCEQAGLTPVVIGLGSTPARDNARYLMRRIDVCRALGAETIQMGGAGGYRRFPHEPLAPKVFRAAHEAYVADLQEAGTYAQKQNIILAPKPHTGNTATAKHLARLLPEIDRPSVRACYDPGNVHYYEGISPEDDFPHIADQTCKIIAKDHIGPKAENNFPIPGEGDIDFERIFATALEAGFDGPVVVERVNGTGGTFTAEEIDIRIRHARENVIDLLNSAGFSLDEG; from the coding sequence CTGTGGAGGCCTCTTTTGGTCAAACTCGTATGTCTAACACTACCCTATGCAAACTATCCTCTCGAGCGAGGGATTGAAGGCGTTGCCCGCGCAGGATATTCCCATGTGGGCTTGGGCTGGTCACACGAAGGAGAAGATACGCTCGGTTTTGATCCCGATGGACCCCTTGTGCACCGCACAAAAACCCTGTGCGAACAAGCGGGTTTAACCCCTGTCGTAATCGGACTTGGATCCACCCCGGCAAGGGATAACGCGCGTTATCTTATGCGCAGAATTGATGTGTGTCGGGCACTCGGCGCCGAAACAATTCAGATGGGAGGTGCAGGCGGATATCGGCGTTTTCCCCATGAACCACTCGCCCCCAAAGTCTTTCGTGCTGCCCACGAAGCCTATGTCGCAGACCTGCAAGAAGCGGGCACCTATGCACAAAAACAAAATATTATCCTCGCACCCAAACCGCATACGGGCAATACCGCAACCGCAAAACATCTAGCCCGCTTATTGCCCGAAATTGATCGGCCCTCGGTGCGAGCCTGTTACGATCCGGGAAATGTCCATTATTACGAAGGCATATCTCCCGAAGACGATTTTCCCCATATTGCAGACCAAACCTGTAAAATAATCGCCAAAGACCACATTGGTCCCAAAGCAGAAAACAACTTCCCCATTCCCGGCGAAGGGGATATAGATTTTGAACGCATCTTTGCCACGGCATTAGAAGCGGGCTTTGATGGGCCAGTAGTGGTTGAGCGCGTAAATGGCACGGGTGGCACTTTTACGGCTGAAGAAATCGATATTCGCATCCGACACGCACGCGAGAATGTGATAGATTTACTGAATAGTGCAGGATTTTCTTTAGATGAAGGATGA
- the argG gene encoding argininosuccinate synthase: protein MTLNELREKTVALASSGGLDSCTVTKWLADRGVNVVSLTADIGQPDEENIDDISKRMLACGAREAVLIDLKTDLAEAGIAMLIGQARYEGGYWNTTGIARYVTTRGLLEEMDRRDIDVLAHGATGRGNDQVRFQLVANMLKPSVTVYAPWRDPAFLDIFGGRKEMIDFCNAYNLPITATYEKPYSTDANFLGLTHEAGKLEYLDVAADFIEPGMGVFPEQAPDKPESFSIRIDAGLPVQINGTDTDSVTAILKANEIGGRNGVGIGIHTVENRFVGIKSRGVYESPGLCLLGACYEFLLQQVLDRRARKFYDSISSSLAEQIYQGYYCDLSTQMMQGALAPVAKLLTGTITVAAYKGTVLFQSSENVPHSLYSEETASMEDVGDYDHRDSEGFLNVLGVGAKAQHAAGQSAL, encoded by the coding sequence ATGACGCTTAATGAACTGCGCGAAAAAACAGTAGCACTTGCATCGTCGGGGGGATTGGACAGTTGCACCGTAACAAAATGGCTGGCTGACCGCGGCGTAAATGTCGTGAGTTTAACCGCCGATATTGGACAACCCGATGAGGAAAATATCGATGACATATCCAAACGCATGCTCGCCTGTGGTGCGCGTGAAGCCGTGCTGATCGATCTAAAAACCGATCTGGCAGAAGCGGGTATCGCGATGCTGATTGGACAAGCGCGTTACGAAGGTGGATATTGGAATACAACCGGCATCGCGCGATATGTCACCACGCGGGGATTATTGGAAGAAATGGACCGTCGCGATATCGACGTACTCGCGCACGGCGCAACCGGACGCGGCAACGACCAGGTGCGTTTTCAACTCGTCGCCAACATGCTCAAACCCAGCGTAACCGTATATGCCCCCTGGCGAGACCCCGCATTTCTCGACATATTTGGCGGGCGCAAAGAAATGATCGACTTTTGCAATGCATACAATTTGCCAATTACGGCCACGTATGAAAAACCCTATTCTACCGACGCCAACTTTTTGGGCTTAACACATGAGGCAGGCAAACTCGAATACCTCGATGTCGCAGCCGATTTTATTGAACCGGGCATGGGCGTATTTCCCGAACAAGCACCGGATAAACCCGAATCATTTAGCATCAGAATAGACGCGGGCCTCCCGGTGCAAATCAATGGTACGGATACCGATTCTGTAACCGCGATCCTGAAAGCCAATGAAATAGGCGGACGAAATGGCGTGGGCATTGGGATTCACACCGTGGAAAACCGCTTTGTCGGCATCAAATCGCGCGGCGTATATGAAAGCCCGGGACTTTGCCTGCTCGGCGCGTGTTACGAGTTCTTGCTCCAACAAGTTCTGGACCGGCGCGCGCGAAAATTTTACGATTCGATATCTTCATCCCTCGCCGAACAAATCTACCAGGGATATTACTGCGATCTATCCACTCAAATGATGCAGGGCGCGCTCGCGCCCGTGGCAAAATTATTGACGGGCACAATCACAGTCGCAGCATACAAAGGCACAGTATTATTTCAATCATCGGAAAATGTGCCGCACTCTCTCTATTCCGAAGAGACGGCCTCAATGGAAGACGTGGGCGACTACGACCACCGCGATTCCGAGGGCTTCCTAAACGTACTCGGCGTCGGCGCAAAAGCCCAACACGCAGCGGGACAAAGTGCTTTGTAG